The following DNA comes from Musa acuminata AAA Group cultivar baxijiao chromosome BXJ1-4, Cavendish_Baxijiao_AAA, whole genome shotgun sequence.
CTATTCTACCGTACActacttgttgaagaagcttatttgACAATTTTGTGTGCAGAAATTCTCTCTAATGATTTATATGCTGAATAATGCCAGTAACATTTTGCAATACAACTTAATTCATTCGATTTCTGGAGTAATCTTTTAGATGTCTTAGctgtaaaatatattatgaacggATATTCAGAATTTCTTTAAAAGATCCAAGTTACGTGCTGCTGATGGATGTTTAGTTTATATGTTTTTTAGGTCAACCACGTAGGCATCTTCTTACAACTGGATGGAGTGCATTTGTGAATAAGAAAAAGCTAATCTCAGGAGATGCAGTGCTCTTTCTTCGGTAGGCATTGGCATTATCAAATCGTCGTTTTAACTACATGGAGATCCTTTGCATGAATAGGATTTTTCATTCTGTGATTAGGGGTAATGACGGGGAGCTTAGATTGGGTGTTAGAAGAGCAGCTCAATTTAAAAGCGGGAGTCCAGTTTCAGCACATCCGAGTGGGAACATGAATCTAGCTACACTGACCATCATTGCTAATTCCGTGTCCGCAAGAAAAGTCTTCCACATCTATTATAACCCAAGGTATGCTTCTTGTAGCCGAGTGATGTTTTATGCAAACTTTTGCATATGTAAAAGCCTGTGTTGTATCTACACGAATTGTGAATACCATCAATCATATCTAGAAACTGTGACTGCTGAAAGTGGTAAGCATATTGTTTTTCTTCTGAATGCCGTCAAATGTGGGACGAGGTATAATTTTAAAACAAGATTGCTTTTATGCTCTTGTTTTAAGAAGTGTCTGAACTCCAAAAGATACATAAACTGATTCCTTTACAAGCTACTCATGCCAATGATTCTTTATCAGTTGATTTTTTATCTAAGACAGATATACAGACTTCGTTTTTGCATATAGAATTAGTTGTTAGATTAATTGTTACATGGTTGATTGTCCAAGCATGTCTGAATCCTAGTCTCAGAGCAATCTTTGCAGTTCcttctttaaatatatttttttctataatttaTCTCAAATTATGGTCTGTATTAGTTATATCATGGCCTAATTTGTTGTCACTAAAATGACAAACCATTACCATTTATGAACTTGTTCGATCTTAGATAGATGAACTTCATGTGGAACTTCGAGATGTTTGGGCACCCATACTGGAAGTTCATGACAAACCCATGCTTGGACACCCATCACAAGAAAACTCATACTGCAAGTACACCTGTTAGTGCATCTTTGAAGTTCTTATAGTGTCTAAATGCCAAGTTCATATCCTCCAGGGCAACCTCATCGAAGTTCATAGTCCCATACTGGAAATTTTTAAAAAGCTTCAATCATCTCATTTCCGTGGGAATGAGGTTCAGAATGATTTATGAGAGTGATGATGCCACGGAGAGAAGGTCTGATACATAAACTCCTGCAATTATTTTTGATATCCAAATCGAGACGTGTTGAATTAACATTCATTTGCTTTTTCCTCTGTAGGTCCACAGGACTGATAACTGGGATCAGTGACATAGACCCTATAAGATGGCCTCACTCCAAGTGGAGGTGTCTGTTGGTATACTAATATACTCGATCCAGTTTTGTTCGTATATTAAACAAAAAATTACTTTGCCAAATTAAATTGTATGGCTTAGTATTCAAGATATATAGAGCACAAGAATGTTTGTTCAAGGGTCATACTTTGCACCCATCTTGGACTACCGATATGATAACTATTATGAAAGTTAGTGGTATAGGCTTTGTTAAATGAGCAATTCTGACATGAATCTGCTAAATTTCTTTTTCCTATTAGGTGAGAATTTTATGATGGATGTAACTATCATTTCGATTAGAAGccttttcataataaattttctaTTGCTGCTGAAATGAGGTGCTCGGCTTGTTGGCAGGAGTGTTTGATTTCCTTGGAATTAAATTCTATCCATGATGAATGCTAAATAAGTTAATTACCATGGTGTTACATTATTATGTCTGACCCCCATCAAGCTCGACTTCTAGTTAGTTCAAACTATATCATCTTAggtttgtttcttttgtttcttattatttctttttcCGATGTCCAAGGTAAAGTGCAATATGGACTGATCATTTGATCCACTCAATAGATTGATAAGACTTATAAATGGAGTCTTTTGATATAACCGTTAAAGATTAGTGTAGTTCTCTAATATTCCTTGCCGTATTGATGCTCCACTGAAGTTCAAGTGTGGCTTATATTGAGTGGTAGGCTTAACACTTCCAATAGATTGATAAGATGAAGCCTCGATTACTAGGAGAAACACATCATTTGTCTGGGGGATAATGAATCTGCTAACCACTTGTCTCTTAAATGCTCCCATGTCAAATCTCTCTGCTGCATATTCAATAATACATCACTTCTTCCTGAAGTCCCAGATCACATTTTGATTCTTCTCTAGCTGGAGAAAAGACAGTAAACTTAAATTTGAACAAGGTTGGGTTGCTCTTGTTCTGGTCTTCTTTTAGAAATTATGGATAGAAGTGGACTCAAGAAATTTTGAAGCCAAAAGCAATACAAAAGGTGACTGGTTGATTCACAACCTTAGTTTGTTCAAGCTTTGGAGTCAAAGCATTATTAAGAGCAATCCATCTTTCCTTTTGGTTTGGAGAGATGTTGAGCATCTGGATACATTGAAATTCTGGTTgtttttcattttcttcttcttctctgtcaCTTTGGTATTTGTTCCTACTTGATGACATTCATGCTGTGTTACTTGATTCTTTTGTATCCTATTTGGTAGATCTATGGGATAATGTACAAcacttttctcaaaaaaaaaaaaatctctcttgATACATTATAGTCTGTACTGTAGGCATTTTCGGATACATAAACTGCTTTTTTTCGTTTGATTGGCATCTATAATGCTGATTTAAGATGTATTTGCTCTTTAATGCAGGTAAATTGGGACAATGATGTAGATGCTAATCAACAAAAGAGGATATCTCCATGGGAAATTGAACCAATTGGTCCTGTTATAGGCTCTGGCAGCTCGACAACAGCAGGTCTCAAGAGGGCCAAAATCACTCTTCCCTCTGTCAGTATGGATTTTCCAATTCCAAGTAGGGTCTTTGATGTGTTGCAGAATACTAAAGGCTATTCATATGTTTCTTGCATTATTTCTGATTCTTGTATGCAATTGTTTGCAGATGGAAATGGGTGTCCAGACATGAGGGAATCTGCAAGCTTCCACGAGGTCTTGCAAGGTCAAGAAGTTACTAGACTCACACCTCCAATTTGTGTCGGTGTGGCAGCCTCTCATTTTTCTGAGAACTCAGGGATTAAGGGGAAATCTGCTGATGCAAATAACAGCATCATAGGTGAATTTATTCCAGGAAGTAGGGTCAGAATCCCACATGGAAAATCTGACTTTTCCTTCAATTGCACAGGCTTTAGTGAATCTGTCGGATTCCAGAAGGTCTTGCAAGGTCAAGAAGTTTTCTCAAAAGTTCCACCATTCCTTGGAGCTGGATCTGATGCTCATAGAAGATATGGTGTGTATGGTCTGTTTGATGGTCTTCACGCGTATCATACTCAAAGCAGATTGCCTGCAGCATCTCTTGGATATGTTACTCTTGTTCAACAGTCTTTGCCACCAATCCAAGCATTTCCACCGTCATCAGTGCTAatgtttcaagaagcaagttccaaAAATTTGTTGTTTCAGCCTATGCATAGCATGAATTGTCAAGATAGGGATGATAATGTGTGCTACTCCGCCAAGTTAGATGGATCCAAAACCAAAACCTTGCATAGAGAAGAGGCAAACTCTCCATTTTGGCCTGCTACGGGTCGTCATTTCACCAATCAGCAACACAAAATGGTAAAAGTCTATGCTCCTGTCTTGGCTGGCAAGTCGGACTTGGAAAACGATAAGAGTGCCAGCCGAAAGGGTTTCAGGCTTTTTGGTTTTTCCTTGACTGAAAAGATTCCTGTAACGAATTTAGTTGATCCACCTCCGCCAGTCTCTCAAACTAAAACTGACGTCAAGGCTGATATTGCTTTCTCGACTTCAATGCCTCAAATGTGCCCTTTATGCTGATTGTGCAGCTCCACTTGAGGACTTCATCACTTGACAAAAGCCGTGGTCTGCATGCATCTAAgtgataagtgatgtaggaaggTATCCTGGGAGTTTGATGGGAATTAGGATCTAAAATTTGAGATGTGCAGCTTAATGACCTGGAAAAGAATGCTTTGTTTCCTATGATATTGAGGTCGACAAGGTGCAGTTTGGTAATGATCTTTGGCATTTGTTTGGTACAAGTAGCACCACCTCTGCTGCATGATCTTTtgctatggaacattttgaaatgTGGCTCCGAACTCTTGGTAAACAATCATGAAGCTGAAAAAATCATGGTTTGGCAACTGATGGCTAATCAAGGGTGTTGTAATATGCGTTGCGTCTTTACCAGCTAATTATGAATTAAACTCTAGAAGACGTGGGCTATGCTAGACTATGATCTCAAGTGTTGATCTCTCTTTCTGATGCACTTTCCAATCAGCTACCTTTTTAACTTTTTCAATGTCATGTACTATATTCTGCTTCTTATCAAACTACCAAGTAATGTGCTTTAATATTGTTGGCATGCCTTGTAGGCTTTCAATTCCTCGGTTACTTGCTTAGAAAGCCTCATTCTTGCTTCTGATCATGTCATGGCATGCTTTGGATGCATGGAGAAGGTTGATCGAATCATATATTGCTACCAGATAAAAGTCTTATTGTGTTTGTTTGTGACTTCTATCACAAAGTGAATTAGCCAAGTCCAGGATTCTTGGATCTTGTAGCTTCAACCTCTTCTACAGTGGTGAAGCTTCAACACTACACCCCAAGGCAAATTCTGGCACAGACACAAGGCATCGACCTGTAGCTGCTCTACAGTGGTGGCCAATTTTAGAAGGCATCATGTTCATCAATAGAATACCGTTTATATACAGATTTACATGGTTCCCAATTGAAACAAGAAAGAAGATGAAGATGATCCATATTTCACAGCTGAAGCTCAATGAATCAATTTTTAGTTAAAGAACCAACAAATTGCTTAGCAACACATTTATTCTGATGACCGCAATGTTCTTCATGTAAACAATCAGTTAATGAGACAGgacctaaaaaaataaaaatgcagcaaTGGCAAAGTAAATTGAATTACTTCGGTGGAATAGAACAACCTCTGCGGGTGTAAATTCTCATCTCAAGCCCCAAGGACATGTTTGAACCCTCACTGCTACCAAAAGGAGTTAAATCCTAATGCGaacaatattaattttttttgtgatAACTTCCAACATCTCTATCACGACTTTATATCTTTCTTCACAAAAAATTTCCACATCACAAATTCAATCCAATTTTGTAGATCTAAGTTGAGCAGCAACTAACCTTCTTAATAGCAGAAACGTCATCCTTGCCCATGTTGATCGTCTGCCCCTTTGGCAAACTTGTTGAATCATTGCCGGCCTCGAGTGCCTTCCTGCTGACCACCTGATATATTTGGGTGAGCACTTCATTGAAGGCCGCCTCCACGTTTGTTGATTCCAGAGCAGACGTCTCCATGAAAAATGTGTTCTCCTTTTCAGCAAAAGCCGTCGCGTCCTCGGTGGTAGCAGCCCTGAGATGGCGTACATCTGCCTTATTTCCTACAAGCATGATGACAATGCTTGTATCAGTATGATCTCTGAGCTCCTTCAACCATCTCTCCACATTCTCAAATGTCACATTGCGAGTTATGTCATAGACCACAAGTGCGCCTACTGCTCCCCGATAATAAGCACTCGTAATTGCCCGATATCTGTTTTGACAGGAAGAAAGCAGGCAACAGGTCAATCTTATGAGACTCGTAAAATGGAAGCACTCAACACTGATCATGAGGGGATGATCAGGTCAGGAAAAGCTAATAAAACAATACCATAGAGGCTAATCGATA
Coding sequences within:
- the LOC135641326 gene encoding auxin response factor 2-like gives rise to the protein MGIDLNTIEEEEEEPEQPAYHAASPPAATPVDRALQVTPVCLELWHACAGPRIWLPKKGSLVVYFPQGHIEHFGEDGGRRGGVCRRDVPPYVFCLVVDVKLHADAATDEVYAQLSLLAESEEFELRMKKGEVEGNEEDEDVECISRSSVPHMFCKTLTASDTSTHGGFSVPRRAAEDCFPPLDYKLQRPSQELIAKDLHGTEWTFRHIYRGQPRRHLLTTGWSAFVNKKKLISGDAVLFLRGNDGELRLGVRRAAQFKSGSPVSAHPSGNMNLATLTIIANSVSARKVFHIYYNPRATSSKFIVPYWKFLKSFNHLISVGMRFRMIYESDDATERRSTGLITGISDIDPIRWPHSKWRCLLVNWDNDVDANQQKRISPWEIEPIGPVIGSGSSTTAGLKRAKITLPSVSMDFPIPNGNGCPDMRESASFHEVLQGQEVTRLTPPICVGVAASHFSENSGIKGKSADANNSIIGEFIPGSRVRIPHGKSDFSFNCTGFSESVGFQKVLQGQEVFSKVPPFLGAGSDAHRRYGVYGLFDGLHAYHTQSRLPAASLGYVTLVQQSLPPIQAFPPSSVLMFQEASSKNLLFQPMHSMNCQDRDDNVCYSAKLDGSKTKTLHREEANSPFWPATGRHFTNQQHKMVKVYAPVLAGKSDLENDKSASRKGFRLFGFSLTEKIPVTNLVDPPPPVSQTKTDVKADIAFSTSMPQMCPLC
- the LOC103980224 gene encoding ras-related protein Rab11B-like, with the translated sequence MTYRADDDYDYLFKVVLVGDSGVGKSNLLSRFTRNEFSNESKATIGVEFATRSIRIDGKVVKAQIWDTAGQERYRAITSAYYRGAVGALVVYDITRNVTFENVERWLKELRDHTDTSIVIMLVGNKADVRHLRAATTEDATAFAEKENTFFMETSALESTNVEAAFNEVLTQIYQVVSRKALEAGNDSTSLPKGQTINMGKDDVSAIKKVSCCST